One window of the Methylocystis parvus OBBP genome contains the following:
- a CDS encoding aspartate carbamoyltransferase catalytic subunit, with product MQADVIFPYRHLLGIEGLKRPHIEALLDMAEQAVEVSRQVEKKRSNLRGRTQINLFYEPSTRTQASFEIAGKRLGADVMNMSVARSSESKGETLLDTAMTLNAMRPDIIVVRHAQAGAAHLLARKVDCSVVNAGDGAHEHPTQALLDALTIRRNKGRIEGLNVAICGDILHSRVARSNIILLSALGARVRVVGPSTLAPDSLSRLGVEVHHDMKRGLAGADIIMMLRLQKERMAGALAPSAREYFHFFGLDEEKLAYAAPEALVMHPGPMNRGVEIDSGVADSARSLIREQVEMGVAVRMAVLEALAQHLPNV from the coding sequence ATGCAGGCAGACGTCATTTTCCCGTACCGCCACCTTCTCGGCATCGAAGGCCTGAAGCGTCCGCACATCGAAGCCCTGCTCGACATGGCCGAGCAGGCGGTCGAAGTGTCCCGCCAGGTCGAGAAGAAGCGCTCCAACCTGCGCGGGCGCACGCAAATCAATCTGTTCTACGAACCGTCGACGCGGACGCAGGCCTCATTCGAGATCGCCGGCAAGCGCCTCGGCGCCGACGTCATGAATATGTCCGTGGCGCGTTCGTCCGAGTCCAAGGGCGAGACGCTGCTCGATACGGCGATGACGCTCAACGCGATGCGGCCCGACATCATCGTCGTTCGTCATGCGCAGGCGGGCGCGGCGCATCTTCTCGCGCGCAAGGTGGATTGTTCGGTCGTCAACGCCGGCGACGGCGCGCATGAGCATCCGACGCAGGCGCTGCTCGACGCTCTCACCATCCGGCGCAACAAGGGCCGCATCGAGGGGCTGAACGTCGCCATTTGCGGCGACATTCTTCATTCGCGCGTCGCACGCTCCAACATCATCCTGCTGTCGGCGCTCGGCGCGCGGGTTCGGGTCGTCGGCCCCTCGACGCTCGCGCCCGACAGCCTCTCGCGCCTTGGCGTCGAGGTGCATCACGACATGAAGCGCGGCCTCGCCGGCGCCGACATCATCATGATGCTGCGCCTTCAGAAGGAGCGCATGGCCGGCGCGCTGGCGCCGAGCGCGCGCGAATATTTCCACTTCTTCGGCCTGGACGAAGAGAAGCTCGCCTATGCGGCGCCCGAGGCGCTGGTGATGCATCCGGGGCCAATGAACCGCGGCGTCGAGATCGATTCTGGCGTCGCCGACAGCGCGCGGTCGCTGATCCGCGAGCAGGTCGAGATGGGCGTCGCCGTCCGCATGGCCGTCCTGGAGGCCCTCGCGCAGCACTTGCCGAATGTGTAA
- a CDS encoding putative bifunctional diguanylate cyclase/phosphodiesterase, with protein MFIFSAISEAFSQPGSGGVSKESRLARLRHFFEGDPLAFDDAPLSPAVRGRFRAEQLGDLERCTPVLMLASCFSALAFCISVWETSFADPAKIWATLIFALAGVIYARRITAPPRQPRAASARGVWRATANALLHGSLWGAMPLFFFNDASMRHQLMMTGFVFATLFGGSYALSMIPGALLAHAIPIWAGFTIAILSQRDSVFEIVAATAGIYTFVVLTGAMKRAGAAARRCAAEAAAQEGALRDELTLMPNRVAFREELTRSFARLARRNERFALMCFDLDGFKSVNDSMGHEVGDSVLVEAARRLKASTRENDLVARLGGDEFALIAVDIRGVEDAVTIAQRILANFRSSFEIDGRSVPMSVSIGVAIAPSDGVDPESLMRNADSAMYATKQSGRCGYTLFRDRFGFVAERNTLDAELDRAFAQRELFMVYQPFVDTQTQETTGFEALLRWRHPVRGVLSAGEIVPLFERVGQIDRVGAWALREAMTAAKHWPPHLRVAVNVSALQLRKPNFEQMVLDALDASGLDPHRLELELTETAMILDGEKAFEMLANLRRLGIKTALDDLGTGYSSLANLVGLPLDRLKIDRSFVANIETNPMCSSVVKLTIELARSLSLLITAEGVETECQFKILSDLGCREVQGYLFSYPRPANQVASLFGVCPMVESGAPRPAESDAPPITAVG; from the coding sequence ATGTTTATTTTTTCAGCAATTTCCGAGGCCTTCTCTCAGCCGGGAAGCGGCGGCGTTTCCAAGGAGAGCCGCCTTGCGCGATTGCGCCATTTTTTCGAAGGCGATCCCCTCGCTTTTGACGACGCCCCGCTATCGCCCGCCGTACGTGGACGGTTTCGCGCCGAGCAGCTGGGCGATCTGGAGCGTTGCACGCCGGTCCTGATGCTGGCGTCCTGCTTCAGCGCGCTCGCCTTTTGCATTTCCGTTTGGGAAACGTCTTTCGCCGATCCGGCGAAGATATGGGCGACTCTGATTTTCGCGCTCGCCGGCGTCATATATGCGCGACGGATCACCGCGCCCCCGCGTCAGCCGCGCGCCGCTTCCGCGCGCGGCGTCTGGCGCGCCACAGCCAATGCGCTCCTGCATGGCTCGCTATGGGGGGCGATGCCGCTTTTCTTCTTCAACGACGCGTCGATGCGGCATCAATTGATGATGACTGGCTTCGTCTTCGCGACCCTGTTCGGCGGCAGCTACGCGCTCAGCATGATCCCCGGCGCGCTGCTCGCGCACGCCATCCCGATCTGGGCGGGATTCACCATCGCGATCCTGTCCCAGCGCGACTCCGTCTTCGAGATCGTCGCGGCGACCGCCGGCATCTATACTTTTGTCGTCTTGACCGGCGCCATGAAGCGGGCCGGCGCGGCCGCGCGGCGTTGTGCGGCGGAGGCCGCCGCGCAGGAAGGCGCGTTGCGGGATGAACTCACCCTCATGCCGAACCGGGTCGCCTTCCGGGAAGAGCTGACGCGCTCCTTCGCGCGTCTCGCGCGGCGCAACGAGCGCTTCGCGCTGATGTGTTTCGATCTCGACGGCTTCAAGAGCGTCAACGACTCGATGGGCCACGAGGTCGGCGACTCCGTGCTCGTCGAAGCGGCGCGCCGGCTGAAAGCGTCGACGCGCGAAAATGACCTCGTCGCGCGCCTTGGCGGCGACGAATTCGCTCTGATCGCCGTCGACATCCGCGGCGTCGAGGATGCGGTGACGATCGCCCAGCGCATTCTGGCCAATTTCCGGTCGTCCTTCGAGATCGACGGCCGTTCCGTTCCCATGTCCGTTTCGATCGGCGTCGCCATCGCGCCCTCCGACGGCGTCGACCCTGAAAGCCTGATGCGCAACGCCGACAGCGCCATGTATGCGACGAAACAGTCGGGACGCTGCGGCTATACGCTGTTTCGCGACCGCTTCGGTTTCGTCGCCGAGCGCAACACGCTCGACGCCGAGCTCGATCGCGCCTTCGCGCAGCGCGAGCTTTTCATGGTCTATCAGCCCTTCGTCGACACGCAGACGCAGGAGACGACAGGCTTCGAGGCGTTGCTGCGCTGGCGCCATCCGGTGCGCGGCGTCCTGAGCGCCGGCGAGATCGTCCCGCTTTTCGAGCGCGTCGGTCAGATCGACCGGGTCGGCGCCTGGGCGTTGCGGGAGGCCATGACGGCGGCGAAACATTGGCCGCCCCATCTCAGAGTGGCGGTGAACGTCTCCGCGCTGCAACTTCGCAAACCCAATTTCGAACAGATGGTGCTCGACGCCCTCGACGCGAGCGGGCTCGACCCGCACCGGCTGGAGCTGGAGCTGACCGAGACGGCGATGATCCTCGACGGCGAGAAGGCGTTCGAGATGCTGGCCAATCTGCGCCGCCTCGGCATAAAGACCGCGCTGGACGATCTCGGTACGGGCTATTCGTCTCTCGCCAATCTCGTCGGGCTGCCGCTCGACCGGCTCAAGATCGACCGCTCCTTCGTCGCCAATATCGAGACCAACCCGATGTGCAGCTCGGTCGTAAAGCTGACGATCGAGCTGGCGCGGTCGCTGTCGTTGCTGATCACCGCCGAGGGCGTCGAGACGGAATGCCAGTTCAAGATTCTCAGCGATCTCGGCTGCCGCGAGGTTCAGGGCTATCTGTTCAGCTATCCGCGGCCGGCGAACCAGGTGGCGAGCCTGTTCGGCGTCTGCCCGATGGTCGAATCCGGCGCGCCACGACCGGCGGAAAGCGATGCCCCGCCCATCACCGCCGTCGGCTGA
- the nadA gene encoding quinolinate synthase NadA: MTSQTVELIRGLSPETPRTARPKARFPVLPRPNLEWTPEVEAATAHLYERVSRVIPPVEWPFHAPYVKAINDIKKTRNAVILAHNYQTPEIYHCVSDYIGDSLQLAKLASKSDADVIVQGGVYFMAETSKILNPEKTVLIPDAEAGCSLAASITGADIRALRRKYPGVPVVAYVNTSADVKAEVDICCTSSNAVKVVESLGVDTVIMVPDRFLAQNVAAQTKVKIIAWEGACEVHELFTAEEIEGFKADHPGLKVIAHPECPREVVEVSDFSGSTAAMIDYVRNKKPARVLLVTECSMADNIAAETTGTEFVRPCNFCPHMKRITLPKILDSLLYLRDEVVVDPAVAARARQSVQRMIDLG, encoded by the coding sequence ATGACGTCTCAGACCGTCGAACTCATTCGCGGGCTTTCGCCCGAAACGCCGCGCACGGCCAGGCCGAAAGCGCGCTTCCCCGTGCTGCCGCGCCCCAATCTCGAATGGACGCCCGAGGTCGAAGCTGCGACCGCGCATCTTTATGAGCGCGTCTCCAGGGTGATTCCGCCGGTCGAGTGGCCGTTTCACGCGCCCTACGTAAAAGCGATCAATGACATCAAGAAGACTCGCAACGCGGTGATTTTGGCGCATAACTATCAGACGCCTGAAATCTATCACTGCGTCTCGGATTACATTGGCGACAGCCTGCAGCTCGCCAAGCTGGCGAGCAAATCGGACGCCGACGTGATCGTTCAGGGCGGCGTGTATTTCATGGCCGAGACGTCGAAAATCCTGAACCCGGAAAAGACGGTTCTGATCCCTGACGCCGAAGCCGGCTGCTCGCTCGCCGCCTCGATCACCGGCGCCGATATCCGCGCTCTGCGCCGCAAATATCCGGGCGTCCCGGTCGTCGCCTATGTGAACACTTCCGCCGACGTAAAAGCCGAAGTCGACATATGCTGCACCTCCTCCAACGCCGTGAAAGTCGTGGAGAGCCTGGGCGTCGACACCGTCATCATGGTTCCCGACCGTTTCCTCGCGCAGAACGTCGCCGCGCAGACCAAGGTCAAGATCATCGCCTGGGAAGGCGCCTGCGAGGTGCACGAACTGTTCACGGCCGAGGAGATCGAGGGCTTCAAGGCCGATCATCCGGGACTCAAGGTGATCGCCCATCCCGAATGCCCGCGCGAAGTCGTCGAGGTCTCAGACTTCTCCGGCTCGACGGCGGCGATGATCGATTATGTGCGCAACAAGAAGCCGGCGCGCGTGCTGCTCGTGACGGAGTGCTCCATGGCCGACAATATCGCGGCCGAGACGACCGGCACGGAATTCGTGCGCCCGTGCAATTTCTGTCCGCATATGAAGCGCATCACGCTGCCCAAGATCCTCGACAGCCTGCTTTATCTTCGCGATGAAGTGGTCGTCGACCCGGCCGTCGCCGCCCGCGCGCGTCAGAGCGTGCAGCGGATGATCGATCTCGGCTGA
- the cysK gene encoding cysteine synthase A, which produces MSDTSFTPSAKPGRGRIYDSITQTIGDTPIVRLDRLAKDKGVKANLLAKLEFFNPIASVKDRIGVAMIEALEKSGKISPGQTVLIEPTSGNTGIALAFVAAARGYRLILVMPESMSIERRKMLALLGAELVLTPASQGMKGALAKAGELAAETPGAVIPQQFENPANPEIHRVTTAEEIWNDTDGKVDYFISGVGTGGTITGVGQVLKSRNPALRVVAVEPEDSAVLSGRPPGPHKIQGIGAGFVPPILDRAVIDEIVTIGNQTAFDNARLLARIEGIPVGISSGAAVAAALEVANRPEAEGKNIVLIIPSFAERYLSTALFEGL; this is translated from the coding sequence ATGTCGGATACGAGCTTCACGCCGTCCGCCAAGCCGGGCCGGGGCCGCATCTACGATTCGATCACGCAGACGATCGGCGACACGCCGATCGTACGCCTCGACAGGCTGGCGAAGGACAAGGGCGTCAAAGCCAATCTTCTCGCCAAGCTGGAATTCTTCAATCCGATCGCGAGCGTCAAGGACCGCATCGGCGTCGCCATGATCGAGGCGCTCGAGAAGAGCGGCAAGATTTCCCCCGGCCAGACCGTGCTTATCGAGCCGACCTCCGGCAATACGGGCATCGCCCTCGCCTTCGTCGCCGCGGCGCGCGGCTATCGGCTGATCCTCGTCATGCCGGAATCCATGTCGATCGAACGCCGCAAGATGCTGGCCCTGCTCGGCGCCGAGCTCGTGCTCACTCCCGCTTCGCAAGGCATGAAGGGCGCGCTCGCCAAAGCGGGCGAGCTCGCGGCGGAGACTCCCGGCGCCGTCATCCCGCAGCAGTTCGAGAACCCCGCCAATCCCGAAATCCACCGCGTCACGACGGCGGAGGAGATCTGGAACGACACGGACGGCAAGGTGGACTATTTCATCTCCGGCGTCGGCACGGGCGGCACGATTACGGGCGTCGGCCAGGTGCTCAAGAGCCGCAATCCGGCGCTGCGCGTGGTCGCCGTGGAGCCGGAGGATTCGGCGGTGCTTTCCGGCCGGCCGCCGGGACCGCACAAGATCCAGGGCATCGGCGCGGGCTTCGTGCCGCCGATCCTCGATCGCGCCGTCATCGACGAGATCGTCACTATCGGCAATCAGACCGCCTTCGACAACGCTCGGCTTTTGGCGCGCATCGAAGGAATTCCGGTCGGCATCTCCTCCGGCGCGGCCGTTGCGGCGGCGCTTGAAGTCGCCAATCGTCCCGAGGCCGAAGGCAAGAATATCGTGCTGATCATCCCCTCCTTCGCCGAGCGCTATCTCTCCACGGCGCTGTTCGAGGGGCTCTAA